TGACCGTGGCGTTGGCGGCCAGCAGCATCATGGCCATGGGCTTGCCGACGATGTTGGAGCGGCCGATCACCACGGCGTGCTTGCCGCGCAGGTCCTTCATGCCGATGGATTCGAGCATCTTCATGCAGCCGTAGGGCGTGCAGGCCTTGAAGCCGACTTCCCCGACCATCAGCGCACCGGCGCTGGCCACATGGAAGCCGTCCACGTCCTTGGCGGGCGAGATGGTTTCGATGACCTTGTGATCGTCGATGTGCTTGGGCAGCGGCAGTTGCACGAGGATGCCGTGGATGCTCGGGTCGTTGTTGAGCGCTTCGACGCGGGCCAGCAACTCGGCTTCGGTCATCGTGGCTTCGTACTTTTCGAGCACGGAGTGGAAACCGGCTTCCTCGCAAGCCTTGACCTTGTTGCGCACATAAACCTGCGACGCCTGGTTGTCACCGACGAGGATCACCGCCAGACCGGGTGTGACGCCGGTTTTCGCCTTGAGCGCTGCTGCGCGTGCTGCGACTTCGGTGCGGAGTTGGGCGGAGAGGGCCTTGCCATCGATGATTTGGGCTGTCATGGTGCGGGGAACTTGAAAGAAACGAAAACGGAAGGTGAAAAAGAAAAAAGCTGCCGCGATTTTCAGGTCGCGGGCAGCTCTTGGTACTTTGCGGGGCTTTGTCCCTTGGGGGTCAGGCCTTTGCCGTGGGGCCAAGTGCAATCTTGAGCAGGTCGGCCACGGTGTTGGCGTTGAGCTTTTCCATGATGTTGGCGCGGTGCGCCTCCACGGTCTTGATGCTGATGCCGAGATCGTCGGCGATCTGCTTGTTCAGGCGACCGGCAACGATGCGCTCGAGCACCTGCGATTCGCGGCCGGTGAGCTTGGAGAGCAGGGCGTCGCGGCTGGCGGCTTGCTGGTGGCCGGTGAAGGCTTCGCGTGCGTGGTCGAGCATGCGTTCGACCAGCGGCACCAGTTCGTCTTCGTTGAATGGCTTCTGGATGAAGTCCAGCGCGCCTTTCTTCATGGTGTTCACGGCCATGGGCACGTCGCCGTGGCCGGTGATGAACACGATGGGCAGCGGCGAATTGCGCTCGATCAGGCGGTCCTGCAGCTCAAGGCCCGTCATGCCGCCCATGCGGATGTCCACGATCAGACAGGCGACTTCGCGGGGGTCGTAACGCGCCAGAAATGATTCAGCCGAATCAAAGCAACGTACGCGGTAGTCTTTGCCCTCCAGCAACCATTGCAGGGAATCACGTACCGCTTCGTCGTCATCAACGACGTAGATCGTGCCTTTTTTCGGGATCAAACTCATTCGATAGTCCTTGGCTTTGGCGTTGCTACAGATTCAGTAGTGGCAGTCGCTGTTGTCGTCAGCGGCAACCAGAAAGAGAACCGGCATCCGGTCACTTCTGTTCCATTGTAGATGTTCTCGGCATGCATTCGTCCGTGATGAGACTCAACAATGCTGCGACACAGATTCAGGCCGATGCCCATGCCTTCTTGCTTGGTCGAGAAAAACGCCTCGAACAAATGGGCCAGCACCTCGGGCGCGAGGCCCTTGCCAGTGTCTTGCACAGAGAATTCGACGACATTTTGCCCGTCCACCTGGCGCGGCACCACGCGCAATTCCACGCTGCGGCGTGCGGTTGGACGGTCAGCCATGTTGATGGATTCCGCGCCGTTCTTCATCAGGTTGATCAGCACCTGCTCGATCAGGATCGTGTCGGCCATCACCTTGGGCAGACGCGCGGCCACATAGTGCGTGAGACGCACGTGATTGCGGCGCAGCTCGATGTCGGCCAGTTCGACCGCTTCGTTCACGATGTTGTGTACATCGGCAAGCGACCGATTGGGCTCACTTTTCTTCACGAACTGGCGAATGCGCTGGATGATCTGGCCCGCGCGTTGGGCCTGATGTGCGGTTTTCTGCAGCACGGAAATCAGCATCTCCTCGCTGATCTGCTTGTTCTCGATGCGCGAGACCATGCCGCTGCAGTAATTGCTGATGGCCGCGAGCGGCTGGTTGAGCTCGTGCGCCACGCTCGACGCCATCTCGCCCATGGTGATCAATCGGCTCACCGATTGCGCGCGCTCGGCCTGACGGGCTGATTGCTCTTCGGCCAGACGGCGCGGCGTGATGTCGGTGGCAATCACCATCTGCGCGAGGCGGCCGTCCACCCAGTTGAGGTAGCGCGAACGCACTTCCAGCCACTTGCCGAGTTCGGGTCGGTAGATTTCGGCATTTTCCGAGCGCGCCGTGGTCAGCGTGTCGGTCGGCAGGCCCATGAGCCCGTCCTCGTCGTCGACGCTGGTGGGCTCTCGGGCGGGCAGCACGCCAGCCTGTGCAACCAGTTCCAGATGGCCGTCGGTCTGCGAGCCGAACCATTGGCGATACAGGCGGTTGGCGAACAGCAGTTCGGCGCTGCCCAGCGGCGCAACCGACACCGACGCATCGAGCGATTCCAGCACCACGGTGAAGCGTTCGTGCGATGCGGTGAGTTGCTCGCGAACGCGATTGGGCTCGGTGATGTCGGTCATCGACGTCATCCAGCCGGTCTGCTTGCCCTTGGCATCGACGAGCGGCGACACGTACAGACGCGCATCGAACAGCGAACCGCTCTTGCGCTTCACACGCGCCTGAAAGCCGCCCGGAACGCCCTTGCCGGACAACTCGTCGTTGGTCTTGGACTGGAAGGTTTCATGGTCCGTGTCGGGCCAGTAGGAATAGGGCGGCATCTGGCCGACAAGGTCCTGTTCGCTCCAGCCGGTCATCTGGCAGAACGCGGCATTCACGTAGGTGATGCGGCCCTGCATGTCCACAGCGCGCATGCCGGTGAGCATGGAGTTTTCCATCGCGCGGCGGAAGTTGGTTTCAGCCACCAGCGCCTGCTGTGCCTGCAGGCGTCGGCGCGTGTGCCGCCAGGTGGCGATCAGCAGCCAGCCGGTCATCACCGACAGCGCGCCCACCAGCCAGAACAACCCGCTGCCGATCACGCCCAGCGAGGTGCGATAGGCCTGCGCACGCAGCATCAGGCCGTTGCCCACGGGCGATACCGGCACCTCGTATTCGTTGGCGCGCACTTCGCGCGTGATCAGCGCCTTGCGACGCGGCTCCAGCGGCGTGCCCGCGAGGATCTGCCCGTTGCTGTCGAGCAGCGTGACGGCGTAGCGCGCCAGCACCTCGGTCGGCGTGCCGTAGCGCAGCAGGTTGTCGATGGAGTATTCGCTCAATACCACGCCCGCGAACTTGCCTTGCGAGGCCAGTGGCACCTGCAACTGCAGCAGCGGCGGCACATCGCCCTTGGTGCCCACGGGCTGCGAATACACCGGCTGCTGCATGTCGCGCGCCAGCGTGAAGGTGTCGGCCGCTTCGCCGCGCTTGATGGTCTCGCCCACCACGCGCAATTGGCTGCTCGAGAGCGTTGGAGCAGCATGGCTTGCACGAATGCGCAAGCGCTCGTCGATCCAGGTGACGGCCTGCAGTTCAGGATATTGACTGATCAGGGCTTCGGCGCGGCGATCGAATTCGGCACGGTCCAGATCCTGATTGGACAGATCGCGCGCGATGCGCATGACCTGTTCCTGACGCTCCAGCAGGCGCAGACGCACGCGCTGTTGCGCATATTCCACATCGCGCTTGAGCGCCTCTTTCTCGCGCTCGATTTCCTCGCTGCGCAAATACCAGAAAGAAGCCACGATGGCGGCAAGAAACATCAGCACAGCCGCCAGAGGCGCCAGAGCGGCAAAACGGTCCTGTCGCGTGGGCGAAAGGCTGCGCCACCAAGTACGCCACCAACGCACTGGGGTTTTCAAAGTTTCTGCTGGTGGTTTACCCGCATTGTCTGAGGCTGTCATGGACGAGAGTTTAAAGGAGCTTCGAGGGAGATTTCATAGCAAGAAAAAATGTGCGATTGCAGCAAAATTTCATAATATAAAAAGTCATGGCACCATTCGAAATTTCGCCAAAACTGTGCGAAACTCCGTGCAAATTTACGGTTTTAATGAGCTATTTCCACCAAGGAGGCATGGCATGACGGATGCAACACAGAACAAGTCTGGCAAGGCGATCGACCCACAAGAAACACGTGAGTGGATGGATGCGCTGTCTGCCGTGATCGATCGCGAGGGCGCCGACTACGCGCACCAGCTGATCGAAGAACTGCTGGAACACGCACGAGAGAGCAGCATCGACATGCCGTTCTCCGCCAACACCGGCTACGTGAACACCATTGAAACCGACCAGGAAGCCAAGTGTCCCGGCAACCTGATCATCGAAGGCCGTCTGCGCGCCTACATGCGCTGGAACGCCATGGCGATGGTGGTCAAGGCCAACCGCATTCATCCACCCGAAGGTGGCGATCTGGGCGGCCACATTGGTTCTTTCGCCTCGCTGGCCAACATGTTCGGTGCGGGCTTCAACCATTTCTGGCACGCCGAAGATGAAAACCACGGCGGTGACTGCCTGTTCATTCAAGGCCACGTTTCCCCCGGCATCTATGCCCGCGCCTACCTCGAAGGCCGCATCTCCGAAGAACAACTGCTGAACTTCCGCCAGGAAGTGGACGGCAAGGGTCTGTCGAGCTATCCGCACCCCAAGCTGATGCCCAACTTCTGGCAGTTCCCCACGGTGTCGATGGGCCTTGGCCCGCTGATGGCGATCTACCAGGCGCGCTTCCTCAAGTACCTGCACGCACGCGGCATTGCCAACACCGAGAACCGCAAGGTCTGGGTGTTCTGCGGCGACGGTGAAATGGACGAAGTCGAATCGCTGGGTGCCATCGGTCTGGCCGCTCGCGAAAACCTCGACAACCTCGTGTTCGTGATCAACTGCAATCTGCAGCGTCTGGACGGTCCGGTGCGCGGCAACGGCAAGATCATCCAGGAACTCGAAGGCGAATTCCGTGGTTCCGGCTGGAACGTGATCAAGCTCATCTGGGGCAAGGGCTGGGACGACCTGCTGGCGCGCGACAAGGACGGTGCGCTGCGCAAGATCATGATGGAGTGCAACGACGGCGACTACCAGTCCTTCAAGGCCAACGATGGTGCCTACGTGCGCAAGCATTTCTTCGGTCGCGATCCACGCACGCTGAAGATGGTCGAGCACATGAGCGACGACGAGATCTGGGATCTGCGCCGTGGTGGTCACGACTCGCAGAAGGTCTATGCCGCGTTCGCTGCAGCCAACACCCACAAGGGTCAGCCCACCGTGCTGCTGGTCAAGACCGTCAAGGGCTTCGGCATGGGCAAGATCGGTGAAGGCAAGAACACCGTTCACCAGACCAAGAAGCTCGGCGACGAAGACATCAAGGCCTTCCGCGACCGCTTCAACATTCCAATTCCGGACAGCCAAATCGCCGACATTCCGTTCTACAAGCCGGCCGACGACACCCCGGAAATGAAGTACCTGCACGAGCGCCGCAAGGCCCTCGGCGGCTATCTGCCGCATCGCCGCGAAAAGGCCGATGAGCAGTTCACCGTGCCGCCGCTCGACACCTTCAAGGCCGTGCTCGAAGCCACGCCCGAAGGCCGCGAAATCTCGACCACGCAAGCCTATGTGCGTTTCCTCACGCAACTGCTGCGTGACAAGGAAATCGGCCCGCGCGTGGTGCCTGTGCTGGTGGACGAAGCCCGTACCTTCGGCATGGAAGGTCTGTTTCGTCAGATCGGCATTTACAACCCGCACGGTC
This genomic stretch from Diaphorobacter sp. HDW4B harbors:
- the folD gene encoding bifunctional methylenetetrahydrofolate dehydrogenase/methenyltetrahydrofolate cyclohydrolase FolD — encoded protein: MTAQIIDGKALSAQLRTEVAARAAALKAKTGVTPGLAVILVGDNQASQVYVRNKVKACEEAGFHSVLEKYEATMTEAELLARVEALNNDPSIHGILVQLPLPKHIDDHKVIETISPAKDVDGFHVASAGALMVGEVGFKACTPYGCMKMLESIGMKDLRGKHAVVIGRSNIVGKPMAMMLLAANATVTITHSGTADLGAMTRQADVVVAAVGKRNVLTADMVKPGAVVIDVGMNRDDAGKLCGDVDFDGVKEVAGWITPVPGGVGPMTITMLLVNTMESAERSAG
- a CDS encoding response regulator transcription factor, whose product is MSLIPKKGTIYVVDDDEAVRDSLQWLLEGKDYRVRCFDSAESFLARYDPREVACLIVDIRMGGMTGLELQDRLIERNSPLPIVFITGHGDVPMAVNTMKKGALDFIQKPFNEDELVPLVERMLDHAREAFTGHQQAASRDALLSKLTGRESQVLERIVAGRLNKQIADDLGISIKTVEAHRANIMEKLNANTVADLLKIALGPTAKA
- a CDS encoding PAS domain S-box protein; its protein translation is MTASDNAGKPPAETLKTPVRWWRTWWRSLSPTRQDRFAALAPLAAVLMFLAAIVASFWYLRSEEIEREKEALKRDVEYAQQRVRLRLLERQEQVMRIARDLSNQDLDRAEFDRRAEALISQYPELQAVTWIDERLRIRASHAAPTLSSSQLRVVGETIKRGEAADTFTLARDMQQPVYSQPVGTKGDVPPLLQLQVPLASQGKFAGVVLSEYSIDNLLRYGTPTEVLARYAVTLLDSNGQILAGTPLEPRRKALITREVRANEYEVPVSPVGNGLMLRAQAYRTSLGVIGSGLFWLVGALSVMTGWLLIATWRHTRRRLQAQQALVAETNFRRAMENSMLTGMRAVDMQGRITYVNAAFCQMTGWSEQDLVGQMPPYSYWPDTDHETFQSKTNDELSGKGVPGGFQARVKRKSGSLFDARLYVSPLVDAKGKQTGWMTSMTDITEPNRVREQLTASHERFTVVLESLDASVSVAPLGSAELLFANRLYRQWFGSQTDGHLELVAQAGVLPAREPTSVDDEDGLMGLPTDTLTTARSENAEIYRPELGKWLEVRSRYLNWVDGRLAQMVIATDITPRRLAEEQSARQAERAQSVSRLITMGEMASSVAHELNQPLAAISNYCSGMVSRIENKQISEEMLISVLQKTAHQAQRAGQIIQRIRQFVKKSEPNRSLADVHNIVNEAVELADIELRRNHVRLTHYVAARLPKVMADTILIEQVLINLMKNGAESINMADRPTARRSVELRVVPRQVDGQNVVEFSVQDTGKGLAPEVLAHLFEAFFSTKQEGMGIGLNLCRSIVESHHGRMHAENIYNGTEVTGCRFSFWLPLTTTATATTESVATPKPRTIE
- the aceE gene encoding pyruvate dehydrogenase (acetyl-transferring), homodimeric type: MTDATQNKSGKAIDPQETREWMDALSAVIDREGADYAHQLIEELLEHARESSIDMPFSANTGYVNTIETDQEAKCPGNLIIEGRLRAYMRWNAMAMVVKANRIHPPEGGDLGGHIGSFASLANMFGAGFNHFWHAEDENHGGDCLFIQGHVSPGIYARAYLEGRISEEQLLNFRQEVDGKGLSSYPHPKLMPNFWQFPTVSMGLGPLMAIYQARFLKYLHARGIANTENRKVWVFCGDGEMDEVESLGAIGLAARENLDNLVFVINCNLQRLDGPVRGNGKIIQELEGEFRGSGWNVIKLIWGKGWDDLLARDKDGALRKIMMECNDGDYQSFKANDGAYVRKHFFGRDPRTLKMVEHMSDDEIWDLRRGGHDSQKVYAAFAAANTHKGQPTVLLVKTVKGFGMGKIGEGKNTVHQTKKLGDEDIKAFRDRFNIPIPDSQIADIPFYKPADDTPEMKYLHERRKALGGYLPHRREKADEQFTVPPLDTFKAVLEATPEGREISTTQAYVRFLTQLLRDKEIGPRVVPVLVDEARTFGMEGLFRQIGIYNPHGQQYTPVDKDQVMYYKEDTKGQILQEGINEAGGMASWIAAATSYSHSNRIMIPFYIYYSMFGFQRIGDLAWAAGDLQARGFLLGGTSGRTTLNGEGLQHEDGHSHILANTIPNCISYDPTFAHEVAVIMHEGLRRMVQNQENVFYYLSLLNENYAMPGLTPGTEEKILKGMYMCKSGGAGDLRVQLLGSGTILRESFFAQELLAKDWGVAADVWSCPSYNELTRDGQEAERWNMLHPLETPKVPFVTQELSNSTGPIVSSTDYMKAYSDQIRPFIPKGRVFKVLGTDGFGRSDFRAKLREHFEVDRHYIVLAALTGLVEEGKLPAQKLADAIAKYGIKTEKINPLHA